The genome window ACCCTTTTTCCCTGTAAAACTGGGCTTTGTTCTTGGAATGGAAGCCAATTTGTGAAAAGCCTTAGTTCTCGACTATATCTGCTAGCTAGTACAACTGAGGTAATTACTAGCACGCAAATTCCAGCACCAGTAGCCCACCGTAGTCGTCTTTGCCTCTGTTTATTTTTATATGGATTATAGCGGGAGAAAACTAGACGTGAATTTTTTCTGTTCATAGTACCTCGTGCGTGATTGACATCCCTTTTTGGTTTGAGTCAGGATGGCTAGGACGGGTGTGGCAATACTTGATTTTCAATTTGGACATCAAAGTCTTAATTTACCTATCTGGTTACCCCTAACTTCCGGAGATTATCAATCTTCTTGGGGGAAAACTAGAGGAGATTGTCAAACGATCGCTGTTCAGGTAGCGATCGCTAAGCGATCCTTGCGGTCAGCCCCTTCGGGCGCTGGGCTTTGCCCCCTTGCTACTCGCTCTTTAAGATTTTGGGAATTATCGTCCTGCCGAAATCCCCCTAAAATTTGTTTGAGTATTGACATTTTTTCTTTAATATGTATTACTACCAAGAACTGCACCAAAGTCACTAAGGCGAGCTTTATTGCTCTGAAAGCGGCGACATTGCCAGAAGATTTCCTACTTCTATTGTGCAACAGGACAACTTTTTCTCCTGAGCAATTTAAAAATATCGAACTACAACTTGTAAAATCGATCCCAGAGATGGAGCAAGCAAATATGTCAAAGTATGAGTGTAACGTTTGTGGATACGTTTACGATCCCGAAGTAGGCGATCGAGATAATGATATCGAACCGGGAACGACTTTTGA of Oscillatoria salina IIICB1 contains these proteins:
- the rd gene encoding rubredoxin, translated to MSKYECNVCGYVYDPEVGDRDNDIEPGTTFENLPDDWVCPVCGAGKEEFESE